From the Elusimicrobiota bacterium genome, one window contains:
- a CDS encoding methyltransferase domain-containing protein, with protein MKLSLLPLLACPACAGGLRFARLEHMPHGDVDLPEGALACERCAREYPILDGVPRLLPPEGLDRANLRTRESFAWEWLRYPGALPEDRAVFLEETQLAPEAWAGRRVLDAGCGMGRYARVARSLGAETVAFDLSDGLLRLVEEAAADPGLHVVQGDILHPPFKPGVFDAVYSVGVIHHTPSAEGACRALGKLVKPEGLMTIWVYGRPGSWGSFSTNPLRGARAWLKRVLPLVWLTVWARMLLSDALRLVTTLLPTPLLYLLCHPLAALGALPLLKYLTFSVHRDYAVRLQENFDWLAPPYQSKHTKEELERWFADGGFTPLSRLAHGVVPKPGLLGRKKAAR; from the coding sequence ATGAAGCTCTCCCTGCTGCCCCTCCTGGCCTGTCCGGCCTGCGCCGGGGGCCTGCGCTTCGCGCGCCTCGAACACATGCCGCACGGCGACGTCGACCTGCCCGAGGGCGCGCTCGCCTGCGAGCGCTGCGCGCGGGAATACCCGATCCTCGACGGCGTCCCGCGCCTGCTGCCTCCCGAGGGCCTCGACCGGGCGAACCTGCGCACGCGCGAGAGCTTCGCCTGGGAATGGCTGCGCTACCCCGGAGCGCTCCCCGAGGACCGCGCGGTCTTCCTCGAGGAGACCCAGCTCGCGCCCGAGGCCTGGGCCGGCCGGCGCGTCCTGGACGCGGGCTGCGGCATGGGGCGCTACGCGCGGGTCGCGCGCTCCCTCGGCGCCGAGACGGTGGCCTTCGACCTCTCCGACGGGCTCCTGCGCCTCGTCGAGGAGGCCGCCGCCGACCCGGGCCTTCATGTCGTGCAGGGAGACATCCTGCATCCCCCTTTCAAGCCGGGAGTCTTCGACGCCGTCTACAGCGTGGGAGTCATCCATCACACCCCCAGCGCCGAGGGGGCCTGCCGCGCGCTCGGGAAGCTCGTGAAGCCCGAGGGGCTCATGACGATCTGGGTCTACGGCCGCCCCGGCTCCTGGGGGAGCTTCTCGACGAACCCCCTGCGCGGCGCGCGCGCCTGGCTCAAGCGGGTGCTTCCGCTCGTCTGGCTCACGGTCTGGGCGCGCATGCTGCTCAGCGACGCCCTGCGTCTCGTCACGACCCTGCTCCCGACGCCGCTGCTCTACCTCCTCTGCCATCCGCTCGCGGCGCTCGGGGCCCTGCCGCTGCTCAAGTACCTGACCTTCTCGGTGCATCGCGACTACGCGGTGCGTCTCCAGGAGAACTTCGACTGGCTCGCGCCGCCTTACCAGAGCAAGCACACCAAGGAGGAGCTCGAGCGCTGGTTCGCGGACGGCGGCTTCACGCCGCTCTCGCGGCTCGCGCACGGCGTCG
- a CDS encoding lysylphosphatidylglycerol synthase transmembrane domain-containing protein — translation MNAKRWLSGAAAVAVSGALLWFAFRNVDVSEFLRILRGTRTVWLIPAVLFMLLDLCLRTLRWVLLLAPVSPAPFWALFRLECVGLGLNNLLLLRLGEFARGYFTSKTLKVPLWSVMATILVERLTDVLALFTLFALVSRWSPAPLPAVLVFGAVGIAAAAILLLFGVSTVEHILERFEWWRRLEGSHPRLHLLIRELIVGTRSLRSLPRALAVAALSYGLWLSDAASFCVVARALGFDPPLQMLSSVVVLASAAAASALPSLPGAFGNFEAGVKAMLVHHGYGADLAVVYATLVHAVGYVLVTSLGLFFLHRFGYSLSGLGRSLGAAKSEAEKEPVP, via the coding sequence ATGAACGCCAAACGCTGGCTTTCCGGCGCGGCCGCGGTCGCCGTCAGCGGCGCCCTGCTCTGGTTCGCCTTCCGAAACGTGGACGTCTCCGAGTTCCTGCGCATCCTGCGCGGGACGCGGACGGTCTGGCTGATCCCCGCGGTGCTGTTCATGCTCCTCGACCTCTGCCTGCGCACCCTGCGCTGGGTCCTCCTGCTCGCGCCGGTCTCCCCTGCGCCGTTCTGGGCGCTCTTCCGGCTCGAGTGCGTCGGTCTGGGGCTCAACAACCTCCTGCTCCTGCGCCTGGGCGAGTTCGCGCGCGGCTACTTCACCTCGAAGACGCTGAAGGTCCCGCTCTGGAGCGTCATGGCCACGATCCTCGTCGAGCGTCTCACCGACGTCCTGGCGCTCTTCACGCTCTTCGCCCTCGTCTCGCGCTGGTCGCCGGCGCCGCTCCCAGCGGTCCTGGTGTTCGGCGCGGTCGGCATCGCCGCCGCCGCCATCCTCCTGCTCTTCGGTGTGAGCACGGTGGAGCATATCCTCGAGCGCTTCGAATGGTGGCGGCGCCTGGAGGGCAGCCATCCCCGTCTGCACCTGCTCATCCGCGAGCTCATCGTCGGCACCCGGTCGCTGCGCTCGCTGCCGCGCGCGCTCGCGGTCGCGGCCCTGAGCTACGGACTCTGGCTCAGCGACGCCGCGAGCTTCTGCGTCGTCGCGCGCGCTCTCGGCTTCGACCCTCCGCTCCAGATGCTCTCGAGCGTCGTCGTGCTCGCCTCCGCGGCGGCCGCCTCGGCGCTGCCCTCCCTGCCGGGCGCCTTCGGCAACTTCGAGGCGGGCGTGAAGGCCATGCTCGTCCATCACGGCTACGGCGCGGACCTCGCGGTGGTCTATGCGACCCTCGTCCATGCGGTCGGCTACGTTCTCGTCACCTCGCTCGGCCTCTTCTTCCTCCACCGCTTCGGCTACTCGCTGAGCGGGCTGGGGCGCTCGCTGGGCGCCGCGAAGAGCGAGGCGGAAAAGGAGCCCGTGCCATGA